The following are from one region of the Paenibacillus sp. KS-LC4 genome:
- a CDS encoding iron-dependent peroxidase gives MGLNYVWDLVIKTEQKGLPRKGLYFTPAKVYSPYMELSLPDLNASMMDRDIEVNADYRFTEIFDGLFHPDMEEYVELRVALFDIMMHFLADVDLSQGMNLREYYIRFILRDMEEGLFGDEVKHGLTLFTRDEREVIAVNLLRLYETGEAVYLLKDTMRKLFKRSTIYVNCEEKDELVFYVGQKRTEAVEARIEMVRRLFLPVRFVTEIYWEYHFGLLDVEETMQIDRIALY, from the coding sequence ATGGGCTTGAACTATGTATGGGATTTAGTTATCAAAACCGAGCAGAAGGGGCTGCCGCGCAAAGGGCTTTATTTTACGCCCGCCAAAGTATATTCGCCTTATATGGAGCTAAGCCTGCCGGATCTGAATGCTTCAATGATGGATCGGGATATTGAGGTTAATGCGGATTATCGCTTCACTGAAATTTTTGACGGTTTGTTTCATCCGGATATGGAGGAATATGTTGAGCTGAGAGTGGCCCTGTTCGATATTATGATGCATTTTCTAGCCGATGTGGATTTATCGCAGGGGATGAACCTGAGGGAATATTATATCCGGTTTATTTTGCGGGATATGGAGGAGGGCTTGTTCGGCGATGAGGTGAAGCATGGGCTGACGCTGTTCACCCGCGATGAGCGGGAGGTTATAGCGGTCAATCTGCTGCGGCTTTATGAGACGGGCGAGGCTGTTTATCTATTGAAGGATACGATGCGCAAGCTGTTCAAGCGCTCGACGATATATGTGAATTGCGAGGAGAAGGACGAGCTGGTGTTTTATGTCGGGCAGAAGCGGACGGAGGCAGTCGAGGCGCGAATTGAGATGGTGCGGCGGCTGTTCCTGCCCGTACGGTTTGTGACCGAAATTTATTGGGAATATCATTTTGGCCTGCTTGATGTGGAAGAAACGATGCAAATCGACCGCATTGCGCTCTATTAG